The following proteins are co-located in the Fibrobacter sp. genome:
- a CDS encoding DNA cytosine methyltransferase has product NVKMGQTAQKKLTFIDLFAGCGGLSEGFLLTGKYEGLAHVEWESPMVNTLRNRLVEKWNHSESDAKKRVIKFDVQKTDELIYGGWSDETRLLYEAENDDSIAEKGLAGLIGNKKVDCIIGGPPCQAYSIAGRAQSPTGMKDDYRNYLFESFVKIVDHFKPKFFVFENVPGLLSACPGGVPVKERIYDAFKKIGYEIRSPEDLKRSVFCAEDFGVPQKRNRIIIIGVPKGSKQNLDVFYGSLEKRKSLERKTVRDAIGGLPKLYPLDVVDESGRSKVSHKQKSGAKVDLHVSRYHGERDQRLFREWLGKKMNSFSQEEKKEFYTKITGHSSNHVKYRNLEWDKPSPTIVSHLQKDGYMFIHPDEKQLRSITMREAALLQSFPMDFKFIGSNPYCFKMIGNAVPVLFAQEIAEAMCDSLKKGGTK; this is encoded by the coding sequence GAACGTTAAAATGGGACAGACTGCCCAAAAGAAACTCACGTTTATTGATCTCTTCGCTGGTTGTGGTGGATTAAGCGAAGGCTTCCTATTAACAGGAAAATATGAAGGATTAGCTCATGTTGAATGGGAATCTCCCATGGTCAACACTTTGCGTAATCGACTTGTTGAAAAATGGAATCATTCAGAATCAGACGCAAAAAAAAGGGTAATCAAATTTGATGTTCAAAAGACTGATGAACTCATTTATGGTGGTTGGTCTGATGAAACTCGCTTGCTGTATGAGGCGGAGAATGATGATTCGATTGCAGAAAAAGGATTAGCCGGATTAATTGGGAATAAAAAGGTTGATTGCATTATTGGCGGTCCACCTTGTCAGGCATACTCTATTGCTGGACGTGCTCAGTCTCCGACGGGAATGAAGGATGACTATCGAAACTATTTGTTTGAAAGTTTCGTCAAAATAGTTGACCACTTTAAACCCAAGTTCTTTGTTTTTGAAAATGTACCAGGATTACTAAGTGCCTGTCCTGGTGGCGTTCCTGTGAAGGAACGTATATACGATGCGTTCAAAAAAATAGGATACGAGATTCGTTCTCCGGAGGATTTAAAAAGATCCGTTTTTTGTGCTGAAGATTTTGGTGTTCCACAGAAAAGAAATCGAATCATCATCATCGGCGTTCCTAAAGGTTCGAAGCAGAATCTTGATGTTTTTTATGGCTCTTTGGAAAAAAGGAAAAGTCTTGAACGTAAGACTGTAAGAGATGCTATTGGTGGATTGCCGAAACTTTATCCGCTAGACGTTGTTGATGAGTCTGGACGCTCAAAAGTTTCGCATAAGCAAAAAAGTGGAGCGAAAGTAGATCTGCATGTTTCCCGCTATCATGGGGAACGGGATCAGCGTTTGTTTAGGGAATGGCTAGGAAAAAAAATGAATTCCTTTTCTCAAGAAGAGAAAAAGGAATTCTATACCAAAATAACGGGACATTCTTCGAATCACGTTAAGTACCGAAACCTTGAATGGGATAAGCCGTCTCCTACCATTGTATCGCATCTCCAAAAAGATGGATACATGTTTATCCACCCGGATGAAAAACAGCTTCGATCAATAACGATGAGGGAAGCTGCTTTATTGCAGTCGTTTCCAATGGACTTCAAATTCATTGGATCAAATCCGTATTGCTTTAAAATGATCGGGAATGCCGTTCCCGTGCTTTTTGCACAGGAAATTGCAGAGGCAATGTGTGACTCTCTGAAGAAGGGGGGCACAAAATGA